A single genomic interval of Deltaproteobacteria bacterium harbors:
- a CDS encoding NUDIX hydrolase, which produces MKGKEILCPQCGAVVLKYVNPVPTVDIIIEGKSKTGEKGIVLILRKNEPRAWALPGGFVDYGETLEEAALREAKEETGLKVETISQLHTYSDPHRDPRQHTISTVFTAKAKGLPRPGDDAVRTGVFAEKNLPFPLAFDHKKILQDYFALKKQETVLPQRAQRAQRHTC; this is translated from the coding sequence ATGAAGGGAAAAGAGATCCTTTGTCCCCAATGTGGGGCCGTGGTCCTAAAATACGTCAACCCCGTTCCTACGGTGGACATTATCATTGAAGGGAAATCAAAAACCGGGGAAAAAGGGATTGTTTTAATCCTGCGCAAGAACGAACCGCGGGCCTGGGCTTTACCGGGGGGGTTCGTAGATTACGGAGAAACTTTGGAGGAAGCCGCGCTGAGAGAGGCCAAAGAGGAGACGGGTTTAAAAGTTGAAACCATCTCACAATTGCACACCTATTCAGATCCACACCGGGACCCCCGGCAGCATACCATTTCCACGGTTTTCACCGCCAAGGCGAAGGGACTGCCTCGACCGGGGGATGACGCAGTCCGCACGGGAGTTTTTGCCGAAAAAAACCTTCCTTTCCCCTTAGCTTTCGATCACAAAAAAATTCTGCAGGATTATTTCGCACTAAAAAAACAAGAAACTGTTTTGCCACAGAGGGCACAGAGAGCACAGAGACATACATGCTGA